The following are encoded in a window of Kitasatospora fiedleri genomic DNA:
- a CDS encoding GNAT family N-acetyltransferase, translated as MDDMPMGDTDFGVVAWDEARVLAAARAVADRGELLHTAAVLETATGDLVGFSELVLPADRSGDGQHYGTAVQPAHRRRGLALAMKAEAIRWRGPNTPGSPACAPTPPTTTPACWRSTAPWATAAPTAPSSSASRCDPAPAAAWTPPLKIRASPPGRSASSDC; from the coding sequence ATGGACGACATGCCGATGGGCGACACCGACTTCGGCGTGGTCGCGTGGGACGAGGCCCGGGTGCTGGCGGCGGCGCGGGCCGTCGCCGACCGGGGCGAACTGCTGCACACCGCCGCCGTGCTGGAGACCGCCACCGGCGACCTGGTCGGGTTCAGCGAGCTGGTGCTGCCCGCCGACCGGTCCGGTGACGGCCAGCACTACGGCACCGCCGTCCAGCCCGCCCACCGCAGGCGCGGCCTGGCCCTGGCGATGAAGGCGGAGGCGATCCGCTGGCGCGGGCCGAACACCCCGGGATCACCGGCCTGCGCACCGACACCGCCGACCACAACACCGGCATGTTGGCGGTCAACCGCGCCCTGGGCTACCGCAGCACCCACCGCGCCATCGAGTTCCGCCTCCCGCTGTGATCCGGCACCGGCCGCCGCCTGGACGCCTCCCCTCAAGATCCGTGCTTCACCGCCCGGTCGCTCCGCGTCATCCGACTGCTGA
- a CDS encoding DUF2087 domain-containing protein produces the protein MSVHEHRRPRRVLHRRPAGLGPAPTGPPPALLEHLVRTLFDPERPYREQEVNEALLTVHPTPPCCGAT, from the coding sequence ATGTCCGTTCATGAACACCGCCGACCTCGCCGCGTTCTTCACCGACGGCCGGCTGGTCTCGGTCCCGCGCCGACCGGCCCGCCGCCCGCCCTGCTCGAACACCTGGTGCGCACCCTCTTCGACCCCGAGCGCCCGTACCGCGAGCAGGAGGTCAACGAGGCGCTGCTCACCGTCCACCCGACACCGCCATGCTGCGGCGCTACCTGA
- a CDS encoding 3-oxoacyl-ACP reductase: MSHMSKRLDGRVAVVTGAGSGIGLATVRRFAAEGAKVVCADIDEESGAKAANEAGGLFVRTDVTDEEQVRALFDTAVEHYGSLDVAFNNAGISPPDDDSILVTGLDAWKRVQDVNLTSVYLCCKYAIGHMRRQGRGSIINTASFVAVMGAATSQISYSASKGGVLAMSRELGVEFAREGIRVNALCPGPVNTPLLRELFAKDPERAARRLVHIPLGRFAEPEEIAAAVAFLASDDSSFMTASTFLVDGGISGAYVTPLP; the protein is encoded by the coding sequence ATGAGCCACATGAGCAAGCGACTTGACGGCCGGGTGGCGGTCGTCACCGGCGCGGGCAGCGGCATCGGCCTGGCCACGGTGCGCCGCTTCGCCGCCGAGGGGGCGAAGGTGGTGTGCGCCGACATCGACGAGGAGAGCGGCGCCAAGGCCGCCAACGAGGCAGGCGGCCTGTTCGTGCGCACCGACGTGACCGACGAGGAGCAGGTCCGCGCCCTGTTCGACACCGCCGTCGAGCACTACGGCAGCCTGGACGTGGCGTTCAACAACGCGGGCATCTCCCCGCCGGACGACGACTCCATCCTGGTCACCGGCCTCGACGCGTGGAAGCGCGTCCAGGACGTCAACCTGACCTCGGTGTACCTGTGCTGCAAGTACGCGATCGGCCACATGCGGCGGCAGGGCAGGGGCTCGATCATCAACACCGCGTCCTTCGTGGCGGTGATGGGCGCCGCCACCTCGCAGATCTCCTACAGCGCCTCCAAGGGTGGCGTGCTGGCGATGAGCCGCGAGCTGGGCGTGGAGTTCGCCCGCGAGGGCATCCGAGTCAACGCGCTGTGCCCCGGCCCGGTCAACACCCCGCTGCTGCGGGAGCTGTTCGCCAAGGACCCGGAGCGCGCCGCCCGCCGGCTGGTGCACATCCCGCTCGGCCGGTTCGCCGAACCCGAGGAGATCGCCGCCGCGGTGGCCTTCCTGGCCAGCGACGACTCCTCCTTCATGACCGCCAGCACCTTCCTGGTGGACGGCGGCATCTCCGGCGCGTACGTCACCCCGCTCCCGTAG
- a CDS encoding dsRBD fold-containing protein, which yields MSGHMAASGPHSTEWSVRLRVVEAGDLTQAHAVLDTGVNLIEVEAEAHRSRTDPADPEIGDELAVGRALTALGQQLIHHGSTAAEAAESARRRDVPPSGGAW from the coding sequence GTGAGCGGCCACATGGCGGCGTCCGGGCCGCACAGCACCGAGTGGTCGGTGCGGCTGCGGGTGGTCGAGGCCGGCGACCTCACCCAGGCGCACGCCGTCCTCGACACCGGCGTCAACCTGATCGAGGTCGAGGCCGAGGCGCACCGCAGCCGGACCGACCCCGCCGACCCGGAGATCGGCGACGAACTCGCCGTCGGACGGGCGCTGACCGCCCTCGGCCAGCAGCTGATCCACCACGGCTCCACCGCCGCCGAGGCCGCCGAGTCCGCCCGCCGCCGCGACGTGCCACCCTCGGGCGGCGCCTGGTGA
- a CDS encoding serine/threonine-protein kinase, protein MSDDQHPEGRPADRPPQDARWELPDYAHGGELGAGASGRVVLARHRATGTPVAVKYLLGDHPDQAAFRVEAELLAALDSPHVTRLYEYVEGPRGAAIVMELVEGVSLRDLLRAEGGTGPEAALVVLKGSLLGLAAAHRAGVVHRDYKPGNVLVTADGESKLVDFGIAVRTGSGGTVAGTPAYMAPEQWAGRPASPATDVYAATATFFECLTGAKPYAGTTLMELAVQHTEAEIPDVQAPEALRPLIRAGLAKTPNSAPPARRPWSANWRPPPGPPTVRTGRTADANGWPRWSPCCRCCCPPPSARARCPARPRTRRRCSPRRHRPRARAFRSGDG, encoded by the coding sequence GTGAGCGACGATCAGCACCCGGAGGGCAGACCGGCCGACCGGCCCCCGCAGGACGCCCGCTGGGAACTCCCCGACTACGCGCACGGAGGTGAACTGGGCGCCGGCGCGTCCGGCCGCGTCGTCCTCGCCCGGCACCGGGCCACCGGCACCCCCGTCGCCGTCAAGTACCTGCTCGGCGACCACCCCGACCAGGCCGCGTTTCGGGTCGAGGCCGAACTGCTCGCCGCTCTCGACAGCCCGCACGTCACCCGCCTGTACGAGTACGTCGAGGGCCCGCGCGGCGCGGCCATCGTGATGGAGCTCGTCGAGGGCGTCTCGCTGCGCGACCTGCTGCGCGCCGAGGGCGGCACCGGACCGGAGGCCGCCCTCGTCGTCCTCAAGGGCTCCCTGCTCGGCCTGGCCGCCGCGCACCGGGCCGGAGTCGTGCACCGCGACTACAAGCCGGGCAACGTCCTGGTCACCGCGGACGGCGAGTCGAAACTCGTCGACTTCGGCATCGCCGTCCGCACGGGCTCCGGCGGCACCGTCGCCGGGACGCCCGCCTACATGGCCCCCGAGCAGTGGGCCGGCCGCCCCGCCTCCCCGGCCACCGACGTGTACGCCGCCACCGCGACCTTCTTCGAGTGCCTCACCGGTGCCAAGCCCTACGCGGGCACCACGCTGATGGAACTCGCCGTCCAGCACACCGAGGCCGAGATCCCCGACGTCCAGGCCCCCGAAGCGCTCCGCCCGCTCATCCGGGCCGGACTCGCCAAGACCCCGAACAGCGCCCCGCCGGCGCGGAGGCCCTGGTCGGCGAACTGGAGGCCGCCGCCGGGGCCGCCTACGGTGCGGACTGGGAGGACCGCGGACGCAAACGGCTGGCCGCGCTGGTCGCCCTGCTGCCGCTGCTGCTGCCCTCCGCCCTCGGCGAGGGCGCGCTGCCCGGCGCGACCTCGTACGCGACGACGGTGCTCGCCCCGCCGCCACCGGCCCCGCGCCCGCGCGTTCCGTTCCGGGGACGGCTGA
- a CDS encoding DUF6777 domain-containing protein: protein MLVDNQGVPRVRCACGNPLTPPNGSGGTYTGTAWSSFHPDGVVTVRPAAAPVNRIVLVDQATGRQFDRPVGGTGGTDGSASPGASGSGSSGASSGTGTPSGGSSAPSSGASGASGASSAPSSGGSGSPGQPGSSGPSGAPGSPGSPGSPSGGASSGPASGGASGGASKPAGSGTP, encoded by the coding sequence GTGCTGGTCGACAACCAGGGCGTGCCGCGGGTGCGTTGCGCCTGCGGCAACCCGCTGACGCCGCCGAACGGCAGCGGCGGCACGTACACCGGGACGGCCTGGTCCTCGTTCCACCCGGACGGGGTGGTGACCGTGCGGCCCGCCGCGGCGCCGGTGAACCGGATCGTGCTGGTGGACCAGGCGACGGGCCGCCAGTTCGACCGTCCCGTGGGCGGCACGGGCGGGACCGACGGGTCGGCCTCGCCCGGCGCCTCCGGTTCCGGCTCCTCCGGCGCGAGTTCCGGGACGGGGACGCCGTCCGGCGGCTCCTCGGCACCCTCGTCCGGCGCGTCCGGCGCGTCCGGCGCGTCGTCCGCGCCGTCCTCCGGCGGTTCGGGTTCGCCCGGACAGCCCGGCTCCTCCGGGCCGTCCGGTGCACCGGGTTCGCCGGGGTCACCGGGCTCGCCGAGCGGTGGCGCGTCCTCCGGACCGGCTTCCGGCGGAGCGTCCGGCGGGGCGTCGAAGCCGGCCGGCTCGGGCACGCCGTAA
- a CDS encoding HD domain-containing protein, with the protein MTAAPPLTLDEVDALAARAHAGQYDRTGVPYVEHVRAVAAGVAPFGTGVRMAALLHDVLEDTPLTAGELLAAGVPAAVVATVRRVTRTAGTDYRTMLLDVVTDHAATLVKIADNAHNSRADRAALLPAADRARLAERYRDARAVLWPAVAEADVRTIVGAVNPDLLAELD; encoded by the coding sequence ATGACCGCCGCACCGCCGCTGACCCTCGACGAGGTCGACGCCCTGGCCGCCCGCGCGCACGCCGGCCAGTACGACCGGACCGGGGTCCCGTACGTGGAGCACGTGCGGGCGGTGGCCGCAGGCGTCGCCCCGTTCGGGACGGGGGTGCGGATGGCGGCGCTGCTGCACGACGTCCTGGAGGACACCCCGCTCACCGCCGGGGAGTTGCTCGCCGCGGGCGTCCCCGCCGCCGTGGTGGCGACCGTCCGGCGGGTGACCCGGACGGCCGGGACGGACTACCGGACGATGCTGCTGGACGTCGTCACCGACCACGCCGCCACCCTGGTCAAGATCGCCGACAACGCGCACAACTCCCGCGCCGACCGCGCCGCGCTGCTCCCGGCGGCGGACCGGGCCCGGCTGGCCGAGCGCTACAGGGACGCCCGCGCGGTGCTGTGGCCCGCCGTCGCGGAGGCCGACGTCCGGACGATCGTCGGAGCGGTCAACCCGGACCTGCTGGCCGAACTCGACTGA
- a CDS encoding serine/threonine-protein kinase gives MSGERSSEPSGRPAAQAGPPAAAAEPGELDGRTLAGYRLEHVLGRGGMAVVYRAEDLRLGRTVAVKLLAPELARNENFRQRFVRESHVAASLDHPNIVPVYDAGEAEGVLYLAMRYVRGRDLRALLDRQGPLTAAQTVRIAVQVASALDAAHAHDLVHRDVKPGNVLIAEGTDPDRPEHAYLTDFGLTKKSLSLTGLTSVGQFVGTLDYVAPEQISGKPVDGRCDVYSLGCVVFEMLTGGPPYRRDDDLALLWAHLNDPPPDVRERRADLPAEVGAVLERAMAKRPDARYGSCLEFVAALRAATDPRSAPRPASREAPRGARPAAPRVVPEAVPPAVPSVVPGADRPPRPPAWARPVFEP, from the coding sequence ATGTCAGGGGAACGGTCCTCCGAACCCTCCGGGCGGCCTGCCGCGCAGGCCGGTCCGCCGGCCGCCGCCGCGGAGCCCGGCGAGTTGGACGGGCGCACGCTGGCCGGCTACCGGCTGGAGCACGTGCTGGGGCGGGGCGGCATGGCGGTGGTCTACCGCGCCGAGGACCTGCGGCTGGGCCGCACCGTCGCGGTCAAGCTGCTGGCCCCCGAGCTGGCCCGCAACGAGAACTTCCGGCAGCGCTTCGTCCGGGAGTCGCACGTCGCCGCCTCGCTCGACCATCCGAACATCGTCCCGGTGTACGACGCGGGCGAGGCCGAGGGCGTGCTCTACCTGGCCATGCGGTACGTGCGCGGCCGCGACCTGCGCGCGCTGCTCGACCGGCAGGGGCCGCTGACCGCCGCCCAGACCGTGCGGATCGCCGTCCAGGTGGCCAGCGCGCTGGACGCCGCGCACGCCCACGACCTGGTCCACCGGGACGTCAAACCGGGCAACGTGCTGATCGCCGAGGGCACCGACCCCGACCGCCCCGAGCACGCCTACCTGACCGACTTCGGCCTGACCAAGAAGTCGCTCTCGCTGACCGGCCTGACCAGCGTCGGCCAGTTCGTCGGCACCCTCGACTACGTGGCCCCCGAGCAGATCTCCGGCAAGCCCGTGGACGGGCGGTGCGACGTGTACAGCCTGGGCTGCGTGGTGTTCGAGATGCTCACCGGCGGCCCGCCCTACCGGCGCGACGACGACCTGGCACTGCTCTGGGCGCACCTCAACGACCCGCCGCCGGACGTCCGGGAGCGGCGCGCGGACCTGCCCGCCGAGGTGGGCGCGGTGCTGGAGCGGGCGATGGCGAAGCGGCCCGACGCGCGGTACGGGAGCTGCCTGGAATTCGTCGCGGCGCTGCGGGCGGCGACGGACCCGCGCAGCGCCCCGCGCCCCGCGTCCCGCGAGGCTCCCCGGGGTGCGCGCCCGGCTGCTCCGCGGGTCGTCCCGGAGGCTGTTCCGCCGGCCGTTCCCTCGGTCGTCCCGGGGGCGGACCGGCCGCCGCGGCCGCCGGCCTGGGCGCGGCCGGTGTTCGAACCCTGA
- a CDS encoding dihydrofolate reductase family protein: MSDLVLMMSVSVDGCFSGPDGDLGWQLVDDELHEHFNRRLAAMSGFLDGRVTYQLMAEYWPTADQDRPAPAGGRVRPDLAGDAEDGLLPHPRPRRLEHHDRRSVDPEAVTALKSSAASDLAVGGAVLAAELRRLDLIDEYSLYVHPVVLGRGRPLFPPSDTRTDLVLAETHTFGSGVTLLRYLRR; the protein is encoded by the coding sequence GTGTCCGACCTCGTGCTGATGATGTCCGTGTCCGTCGACGGCTGCTTCTCCGGCCCCGACGGCGATCTCGGCTGGCAGCTCGTCGACGACGAGCTGCACGAGCACTTCAACCGCCGGCTGGCGGCGATGAGCGGCTTCCTCGACGGCCGCGTCACGTACCAGCTGATGGCGGAGTACTGGCCCACCGCCGACCAGGACCGACCAGCACCCGCCGGTGGTCGAGTTCGCCCGGATCTGGCGGGAGATGCCGAAGACGGTCTTCTCCCGCACCCTCGACCACGCCGACTGGAACACCACGATCGCCGCAGCGTCGATCCGGAGGCCGTCACCGCCCTGAAGTCCTCCGCCGCCTCCGACCTGGCCGTCGGCGGCGCCGTCCTCGCCGCCGAACTCCGCCGGTTGGACCTGATCGACGAGTACAGCCTCTACGTCCACCCGGTGGTGCTGGGCCGCGGCCGCCCGCTGTTCCCGCCCTCCGACACCCGCACCGACCTGGTGCTCGCCGAGACGCACACCTTCGGCAGCGGCGTCACGCTGCTCCGCTACCTGCGCCGCTGA
- a CDS encoding M1 family aminopeptidase, with translation MSNRLRALATRAVAVLGTTVLVAAGTVTATATVAQAAACTPAQVVVNGGFESGSSPWTSSSGVITSESGQSAHGGTSFAWLNGYGSAHTETLAQTVTLPAGCTSATLSFWLHVDTAETTKTTAYDKLTAKLGSTTLATYSNLDAAAGYVKKTLDVSAYAGQTVSLAFSGVEDASLQTSFVLDDFALDVSGGTTTPPTTDATRTPAPTGYTVSLSSDTSGATWTGHQGIGFTNPSATPLTEVYLRLWDNAHGSCPSTPVTVSNLTGGTAGALSVSCTALKVTLPAPLAQGQSGSLGFDLSIAVPSGADRFGRDGAFAFIGNALPVLAVRDAGGWHLDPYTNNGESFYTLASDYTVTLDHPSSLLVPATGSSVDTPGSSGRTVTTATAKNVREFAWAAGPFSKISGSSAAGTAVNVYSVSGISSSDAQSMLSTAKSAVDAHAGRFGAYPYGKLDAVIDNNFWFGGMEYPGFVLDLVSTTALTHEIGHQWWYGIVGDDEYNNPWLDEAFTDYATDLAQGKTGTNCWNSTSWASSAEKISNSMAYWDAHSSRYSTVVYGYGKCALHDLRRTIGDTAMTKLLHDYAAAHWYGISTTAEFKAAAQAATTVDLTSFWTQHRIDG, from the coding sequence ATGAGCAACAGACTCCGCGCCCTCGCCACCCGCGCCGTCGCCGTCCTGGGCACCACCGTGCTCGTCGCCGCCGGCACCGTGACCGCCACCGCGACCGTCGCGCAGGCCGCCGCCTGCACGCCGGCCCAGGTGGTCGTGAACGGCGGGTTCGAGTCCGGAAGTTCGCCCTGGACCTCGTCCAGCGGCGTGATCACCAGCGAGAGCGGGCAGAGCGCCCACGGCGGGACGTCCTTCGCCTGGCTGAACGGCTACGGCTCGGCGCACACCGAGACGCTCGCGCAGACCGTGACCCTCCCCGCGGGCTGCACCAGCGCCACCCTGAGCTTCTGGCTGCACGTCGACACCGCCGAGACCACCAAGACCACGGCGTACGACAAACTGACCGCGAAGCTCGGCAGCACCACCCTCGCCACTTACTCCAACCTGGACGCCGCCGCCGGCTACGTGAAGAAGACGCTCGACGTCTCCGCGTACGCCGGACAGACCGTCAGCCTCGCCTTCAGCGGCGTCGAGGACGCCAGCCTGCAGACCAGCTTCGTGCTCGACGACTTCGCGCTCGACGTCTCCGGCGGCACCACCACCCCGCCCACCACCGACGCCACCCGCACCCCGGCCCCCACCGGGTACACCGTCAGCCTGAGCAGCGACACCAGCGGCGCCACCTGGACCGGGCACCAAGGCATCGGCTTCACCAACCCCTCGGCGACCCCGCTGACCGAGGTCTACCTGCGGCTCTGGGACAACGCCCACGGCAGCTGCCCCAGCACGCCCGTCACCGTCAGCAACCTGACCGGCGGCACCGCCGGCGCGCTCAGCGTCAGCTGCACCGCGCTCAAGGTCACCCTGCCCGCGCCGCTCGCCCAGGGCCAGAGCGGCAGCCTCGGCTTCGACCTGTCCATCGCCGTCCCCTCCGGCGCCGACCGGTTCGGCCGCGACGGGGCCTTCGCCTTCATCGGCAACGCGCTGCCCGTCCTGGCGGTGCGCGACGCGGGCGGCTGGCACCTGGACCCCTACACCAACAACGGTGAGTCCTTCTACACCCTGGCCTCCGACTACACCGTCACCCTCGACCACCCCAGCAGCCTGCTCGTCCCCGCCACCGGCAGCTCCGTCGACACCCCCGGCAGCAGCGGACGGACCGTCACCACGGCCACCGCGAAGAACGTCCGCGAGTTCGCCTGGGCCGCCGGACCGTTCAGCAAAATATCCGGCAGCTCGGCGGCCGGCACCGCGGTCAACGTCTACTCGGTCAGCGGCATCAGCTCCAGCGACGCGCAGTCCATGCTGAGCACCGCCAAGTCCGCCGTCGACGCGCACGCCGGACGGTTCGGCGCCTACCCCTACGGCAAACTCGACGCGGTGATCGACAACAACTTCTGGTTCGGCGGCATGGAGTACCCCGGCTTCGTCCTCGACCTGGTCTCCACCACCGCGCTCACCCACGAGATCGGCCACCAGTGGTGGTACGGCATCGTCGGCGACGACGAGTACAACAACCCCTGGCTGGACGAGGCGTTCACCGACTACGCCACCGACCTCGCCCAGGGCAAGACCGGCACCAACTGCTGGAACAGCACCTCCTGGGCCTCCTCCGCCGAGAAGATCAGCAACTCGATGGCCTACTGGGACGCCCACTCCTCCCGCTACTCGACGGTCGTCTACGGCTACGGCAAGTGCGCCCTGCACGACCTGCGCCGCACCATCGGCGACACCGCGATGACCAAACTGCTGCACGACTACGCGGCGGCGCACTGGTACGGGATCTCCACCACCGCCGAGTTCAAGGCCGCCGCGCAGGCCGCGACCACGGTCGACCTGACGTCCTTCTGGACGCAGCACCGCATCGACGGCTGA
- a CDS encoding DNA-formamidopyrimidine glycosylase family protein: MPEGDTIYHAAAQLDQALAGHLLTVTDFRVPAHATADLTGRRVLGTVPRGKHLLTRFEGGVTLHTHLRMDGRWQTFRPGERPRGGPAFQIRVVLGTEHGTAVGYRLPVVQLLRTEEEHRVVGHLGPDLLGPDWDAAEARRRLLADPRRPVGAALLDQRNLAGIGNVYANELAFLAGVTPWLPVGELPDPERLLHRAHQVLDANKLRPDHVTTGDTRPGHQHWVYGRGRRNCVRCGTPIRIAKHDRDRVAYWCPRCQRGPAPTS, from the coding sequence GTGCCCGAAGGAGACACCATCTACCACGCCGCCGCCCAGCTCGACCAGGCGCTCGCCGGTCACCTGCTGACGGTGACGGACTTCCGCGTCCCCGCCCACGCCACCGCCGACCTGACGGGCCGCCGGGTGCTGGGGACGGTGCCGCGCGGCAAGCACCTGCTGACCAGGTTCGAGGGCGGCGTGACGCTCCACACCCACCTGCGGATGGACGGCCGCTGGCAGACCTTCCGGCCCGGCGAACGCCCGCGCGGCGGCCCGGCGTTCCAGATCCGGGTGGTCCTCGGCACCGAGCACGGCACCGCCGTCGGCTACCGGCTGCCGGTGGTCCAACTGCTGCGCACCGAGGAGGAGCACCGGGTGGTCGGCCACCTCGGCCCCGACCTGCTCGGCCCGGACTGGGACGCCGCCGAAGCCCGCCGCCGCCTGCTCGCCGACCCGCGGCGTCCGGTCGGCGCGGCCCTGCTCGACCAGCGCAACCTGGCCGGCATCGGCAACGTGTACGCCAACGAGCTGGCCTTCCTGGCCGGTGTCACACCCTGGCTGCCGGTCGGCGAACTGCCCGACCCGGAGCGGCTGCTGCACCGCGCCCACCAGGTGCTGGACGCCAACAAGCTGCGGCCCGACCACGTCACCACCGGCGACACCCGGCCCGGTCACCAGCACTGGGTGTACGGCCGGGGCCGCCGGAACTGCGTGCGCTGCGGCACCCCGATCCGCATCGCCAAGCACGACCGGGACCGCGTCGCCTACTGGTGCCCGCGCTGCCAGCGCGGCCCCGCGCCGACCTCCTGA
- a CDS encoding streptophobe family protein, which produces MPLSALVTVVGALAAMAAVAALGLWLAGADDLPGGGFGPVLAATLLMALGAPAQLDGGAAFVATAQGGITAMPLSVTLVGALVAAYLFLRPMRRHAVVGGRLLLARVLALAAGWAVAVLLLSAAARHSFTVSTGDPLIDELGGAFGAAPTVGFRVDPGPAVGFDLLWLAVVVLLALAASRRAPLPTGWVRWHGTLRPTVHAVLVLLLVYVLLGLVGGLVAVVTGSEPRQTLAVVCLGLPNLAWLGFGVGLGASWHGHVTNSLGLPFPHPLAAVLRSGRDVTLDLGALAEQNGWAWLLLPLAALLVLAAGVVAAVRARPPLPVWRSVVQSAVVLALAVLAVGLVSRVSAVYGLSLLGLGGEGRTVLEPDLLTAVPIAAGWGALSGLLGALVARRRFRGGAPPGAAAKAPAGRAEP; this is translated from the coding sequence GTGCCGCTCTCCGCGCTGGTCACGGTGGTCGGCGCGCTCGCGGCGATGGCGGCGGTGGCCGCGCTCGGCCTCTGGCTGGCGGGCGCGGACGACCTGCCGGGCGGCGGTTTCGGCCCGGTGCTGGCCGCGACGCTGCTGATGGCGCTGGGCGCACCGGCGCAGTTGGACGGCGGCGCGGCCTTCGTGGCGACCGCGCAGGGCGGGATCACCGCGATGCCGCTGTCGGTGACGCTGGTGGGTGCGCTGGTGGCGGCGTACCTGTTCCTGCGGCCGATGCGCCGCCACGCGGTGGTGGGCGGGCGGCTGTTGCTGGCCCGGGTGCTGGCGCTGGCGGCCGGCTGGGCGGTGGCGGTGCTGCTGCTGTCCGCGGCGGCGCGGCACTCCTTCACGGTGTCGACCGGCGATCCGCTGATCGACGAGCTGGGCGGGGCGTTCGGTGCGGCGCCGACGGTGGGGTTCCGGGTGGACCCGGGCCCGGCGGTGGGCTTCGACCTGCTGTGGCTGGCGGTGGTGGTGCTGCTGGCGCTGGCCGCCTCGCGGCGCGCGCCGTTGCCGACCGGCTGGGTGCGCTGGCACGGCACGCTGCGGCCGACGGTGCACGCGGTGCTGGTGCTGCTGCTGGTGTACGTGCTGCTGGGACTGGTGGGCGGCCTGGTGGCGGTGGTGACGGGCAGTGAGCCGCGGCAGACGCTGGCGGTGGTCTGCCTGGGGCTGCCGAACCTGGCGTGGCTGGGGTTCGGGGTGGGCCTCGGCGCGTCCTGGCACGGCCACGTCACGAACAGCCTGGGCCTGCCGTTCCCGCATCCGCTGGCGGCGGTGCTGCGCTCCGGGCGGGACGTGACCCTGGACCTGGGCGCGCTGGCCGAGCAGAACGGCTGGGCGTGGCTGCTGCTGCCGCTGGCGGCGCTGCTGGTGCTGGCGGCGGGCGTGGTGGCGGCGGTCCGGGCGCGTCCGCCGCTGCCGGTGTGGCGGTCGGTGGTGCAGTCGGCCGTGGTGCTGGCGCTGGCGGTGCTGGCGGTGGGCCTGGTGTCCCGGGTGTCGGCGGTGTACGGGCTGTCGCTGCTGGGCCTGGGCGGCGAGGGGCGGACGGTGCTGGAGCCGGACCTGCTGACCGCCGTCCCGATCGCCGCCGGCTGGGGCGCCCTGTCCGGTCTGCTGGGCGCGCTGGTCGCCCGCCGGCGCTTTCGCGGCGGGGCCCCGCCCGGCGCCGCCGCGAAAGCGCCGGCGGGCCGGGCGGAACCCTGA
- a CDS encoding DUF2087 domain-containing protein, which translates to MLRRYLIEARLLTRTRDGSSYRRAVAADHDAPTGPTAPTAPSGPVDAQPPAA; encoded by the coding sequence ATGCTGCGGCGCTACCTGATCGAGGCCCGGCTGCTGACCCGCACCCGGGACGGGTCGAGCTACCGGCGGGCCGTCGCCGCCGACCACGACGCCCCGACCGGACCGACCGCGCCGACCGCCCCGAGCGGGCCGGTGGACGCTCAGCCGCCCGCCGCGTAG
- a CDS encoding nucleoside/nucleotide kinase family protein has translation MRVTPISPERLAELLAGRIHELADDDRRLRVAVDGAAATRPGELADALAEPLRLLGRPVRRVSAGDFLRPASVRFEYGKEDPDAFHDLWLDQGALLREVLDPLEPDGDGRVLPTYWNPVSDRATRAGYVELPPRGVLLLDGPFLLGRWLPFELTVHLTQSAAALARRTPEAERWTLPAFERYRTETVPEELADLTVRVEDLRHPALVEPG, from the coding sequence GTGCGGGTGACCCCGATCTCCCCGGAGCGGCTGGCCGAGCTGCTCGCGGGGCGCATCCACGAACTGGCCGACGACGACCGGCGGCTGCGGGTCGCGGTCGACGGCGCGGCGGCGACCCGGCCGGGCGAGTTGGCGGACGCGCTGGCGGAGCCGCTGCGCCTGCTCGGGCGGCCGGTGCGGCGGGTGTCGGCGGGCGACTTCCTGCGCCCGGCGTCGGTGCGCTTCGAGTACGGCAAGGAGGACCCGGACGCCTTCCACGACCTCTGGCTGGACCAGGGCGCGCTGCTGCGCGAAGTCCTCGACCCGCTCGAACCGGACGGCGACGGCCGCGTCCTGCCCACGTACTGGAACCCGGTCAGCGACCGCGCCACCCGGGCCGGGTACGTGGAACTCCCGCCGCGCGGCGTGCTGCTGCTGGACGGACCGTTCCTGCTCGGCCGCTGGCTGCCGTTCGAGCTGACCGTGCACCTGACCCAGTCCGCCGCCGCGCTGGCCCGCCGCACCCCGGAGGCCGAGCGCTGGACGCTGCCCGCGTTCGAGCGCTACCGCACCGAGACCGTCCCGGAGGAGCTGGCCGACCTGACGGTGCGGGTCGAGGACCTGCGGCACCCGGCGCTGGTGGAACCGGGCTGA